From the genome of Roseovarius nanhaiticus:
CGACTTTGGAAACGGACACAGGCACACTTCTTCGACAGTGCGCAGTGTGGTCGTCGCATGTTTCAGGGCGACATCCGGAAAACCGATGATGTCGCCCGGATGATGGATCTTGACGATCTGGCGGCGGCCATCGGGCAGATCGGTATAGCTGAAGGCCCAGCCATGCTTCACGACATAGAGGTCCTTGTTCTCGTCACCCCCCTGATACACCTCATATCCGGCACCAAAGTTGCGCTCTGCCTTCTCTAGTGTAGCCAATCTGTCCCGATCCGCATCTGACAGGGAGACGTAGTGTGAGAGCTTCGTAACGAGGCAACTGGATTTGCTGGACATGATGGCCTTTCTATTCGCTCCCCCGGATGTGAAGCCAGTCAAAAATGTTGAGAACGATGAAGATCAGCGCGGAGATGAATGCCGCCTCTTTCAGGTAACCTAGCCCGCAGGCGATACCGATCGACCCTACGGCCCAGATCGCCGCGCCGCTGCGAACGCCCTTGAGCCGTCCATCGTCGCTGGGCGACATGATCGCCCCCGCTCCGAGGAAGCCGATACCGCCGACAATACCTTGGATCAGACGGGTGGGATCGATCGACATGGCCTCGTCCTCGGCCATACTGCTCAGGGCAAAATTAAGGGTGACTGCCATCAAGGCGGCAGAGCCAATGGCGACCAGGACATAAACTCCTGCCCCTAAAGGCTTGCCCTTGATCTCGCGATCAAGCCCGACGATTAACCCACACCCCCCAGAAAAAAGGACGCGAAGTATAAATTCACTGAAATCGACCACTAACCGAGAACTCCCTGTTCTGGTGCCTACCTTGCCATATACTTTCGTTAAACCCCACTGCCTTGCGTGGATTTAATATGCATTGAAACGGGGTATTCCGCACGCGGCTATGGTCGCGTTTGAACGAATAAGTCTTGGATGCAAAAAGAACCTTCAAACAAGGGATACATTGATGTTTTTTGACGGACCTATACTCGATGCGTTGGCCAAGGGTTCCCTACTGAGCGTGATCGGTATTGCCTGGATCATTTTTCTGGTCCGCATCGTGGGATTGAGATCATTCTCGAAAATGACGAATTTCGACTTCGTCATGACTGTTGCCATGGGCTCGCTTCTGGCCGGGGCGTCTCAGTCGCAGGAATGGACGGGATTTCTTCAGACGCTGACGGCGATGGCCAGCCTCTTTGCCGTCCAGTATGGCGTCTCGCGGCTGCGACGCTGGTCGCCGCGACTCGACGCGCTGGTTCAGAATACGCCGGTCCTGCTGATGAAGGACGGCGTCATCCTGCATGACAACCTGCGCGCGACGCGTGTGGCCGAGGAAGACCTGATCGCCAAACTGCGGGAGGCGAACGCGCTGGAGCTGTCGACGGTGCGCGCCGTGGTGCTGGAAACGACCGGCGATATCTCGGTGCTGCACGGCGATCATGTGGATGAGATCCTGTTCAAGGGCGTCGCCGAGGACTGATGGAAGACGCCACTTTCTTCGAATTCAGCCCCTATCATCTGACCCTCGCGGTCGTCGGCTGCATCGTGATCCTGTCACGCTGGTTTCCACGGCTCATTTCATCGCGCGAACCGGCGGCCGCGCCGCTGATGATCCTGCTGGGGGCCGGAGCCGTCTTGATGATCCCCGGCCTGCCCGCGCCCCCCGATCCGCGCACGGCGCCGCTGCTGTGGGAGGTGATGGCAGAGATCACCGTCATCGTTGCGCTCTTCGCGGCGGGCATGCGGGTCGACAGCCTCGGGCCGCCGGGAAAATGGGCACCGACGCTGCGGCTGCTCCTGATCGCGATGCCCCTGACCATCGCGGCGGTCGCGTTCCTCAGCGTGGTGCTGGGCGGGCTGACCGCCGGAGCTGCCGTTCTGCTGGCCGCCGTGCTTGCACCCACCGACCCAGTCCTTGCCGCCGACGTGCAGATCGCGCCGCCGCAGGAGGGACAGGAACATCCGGTGCGTTTCGCCCTGACCACGGAGGCCGCGCTGAACGACGGGCTGGCCTTTCCGTTCGTTTATCTCGGCCTGATCCTCATTGCGCAGGGTTTGGCCCCCGCTGAATGGGGGCTTCAGTGGTTGCTGGAGGACGTGATCTACCGGATTTCCATCGGGGCCGCGATGGGCTGGGCCGGGGGGTGGCTGCTGGGCCAGATACTGTTCAACCTGCCGCGCGAAACCCGGCTGGCCGATACTGGCTCGGGAGTGATCGCGATTGCCGGGGTGTTCCTGTGCTATGGCTCCACCGAACTGGTCGAGGGCTACGGTTTCATCGCCGTGGCCGCCATGGGCCTGTCGCTGAGGCGTATCGAGAGCGAACACCATTATCATCGGCATCTACACGATTTCTCGGAATCCATCGAACACGCCCTGACGGCGCTTCTGCTGATTGCCCTGGGTGGCCTGCTCCCCGCTCTGGCGGCGGGCCTGACCTGGAACCATGTCGCCATTGCGGTGCTGCTGATCGTGGTGCTGCGCCCGTTGGCCGGATGGATATCGCTGACGGCAAGCGCGCTGGCCCGTTCCGATCGGGCGGTGGTTGCCGTCTATGGCGTGCGCGGGATCGGGTCGATCTATTATTTGGCCTATGCGACAGGCTACGCCGAACTCGATAACCTGTCCGACCTGTGGATCATCACCGCACTGACGATTTTCCTGTCGACCATCCTACATGGTTTCACAGTGGGCTGGAGCATGGAAAAGATCGGGAGATGACTATCAGATCAATCTGTATGGAACTGAGGGTGAGCGCTTTGGATATCATCCATAGAGGAACGCCTAACCACGTGAAGGTGCCGCAATGTCGCTAGTTATCGGACTTTTAGGATGGCTTTTCCTGATCATCGTCACGACAGACTTTCTGATCACGACGGTTGGCACAAACGATAGCAGTCCAATCGCGATACGTGTGGCCCGGACCGCATTCCGCCTGTTCAGGCGACTGCCCGACACGGACATCAAGCACAAGATCATCGGCCCGCTGGTCGTGGCAACCGTGGCCACATGGTGGATCCTGAGCGTGAACCTGTCCTGGGCGATGATCTTTTACGGCATCACTGGATCAGTCGTGGACCAGAGCAGCGGGTTGCCGGCAAGCCCGGTCGGATTCATATCGCACGTCGGTCATCTCCTCTCGACGGTTGGAGGCGGCACGACATCGCCTGCCACATCGACTATCTCACTCTTGGGTGTAGTGGTCGGTGTGAATGGCATGGTTGTCCTGACACTCGGCGTGAGCTTTGTCATGGCGACCACTCAAACGGTGGTCCATGGGCGCAAACTTCTACTATACCTTCACGCCAGCCAAGACGATAACCTCATGCTTTTGAAGGATCTGGCAGGATTGACCGCCGAACTGAACGCCGCTCCCTTTGCGCTATTTTTCAGTCATCAGGATCCAGAAATGAGGGTTCCGGAGAGACTGACAGAAGTGTTTGCCCATAGGCTTGATGACGCGGAGACAGACTGGGCACATCTGGCCCGGGCACTGCCTTATTTCCGGCAATATTCCGGACCCGACGTCTCATCAAAGCTGCAGGAATGGCTCAGGGATTTCTCCGCCCGCCATATGCCGTGATCCGACAGTATAAAGATAGATTATCCGCGCTGCCAAAACCTCATTTTCCCGCAAGCCTCGATGAAATCCGCACAGTCGTCCTTGCCCTCGAGTCGGAATACGCCGTCGTCAAAATCGTCAACTCCTGCCGCATGGAACAGTTGCTCGGCTTCGCCGGTGAG
Proteins encoded in this window:
- a CDS encoding MgtC/SapB family protein codes for the protein MVDFSEFILRVLFSGGCGLIVGLDREIKGKPLGAGVYVLVAIGSAALMAVTLNFALSSMAEDEAMSIDPTRLIQGIVGGIGFLGAGAIMSPSDDGRLKGVRSGAAIWAVGSIGIACGLGYLKEAAFISALIFIVLNIFDWLHIRGSE
- a CDS encoding DUF421 domain-containing protein, with protein sequence MFFDGPILDALAKGSLLSVIGIAWIIFLVRIVGLRSFSKMTNFDFVMTVAMGSLLAGASQSQEWTGFLQTLTAMASLFAVQYGVSRLRRWSPRLDALVQNTPVLLMKDGVILHDNLRATRVAEEDLIAKLREANALELSTVRAVVLETTGDISVLHGDHVDEILFKGVAED
- a CDS encoding cation:proton antiporter — translated: MEDATFFEFSPYHLTLAVVGCIVILSRWFPRLISSREPAAAPLMILLGAGAVLMIPGLPAPPDPRTAPLLWEVMAEITVIVALFAAGMRVDSLGPPGKWAPTLRLLLIAMPLTIAAVAFLSVVLGGLTAGAAVLLAAVLAPTDPVLAADVQIAPPQEGQEHPVRFALTTEAALNDGLAFPFVYLGLILIAQGLAPAEWGLQWLLEDVIYRISIGAAMGWAGGWLLGQILFNLPRETRLADTGSGVIAIAGVFLCYGSTELVEGYGFIAVAAMGLSLRRIESEHHYHRHLHDFSESIEHALTALLLIALGGLLPALAAGLTWNHVAIAVLLIVVLRPLAGWISLTASALARSDRAVVAVYGVRGIGSIYYLAYATGYAELDNLSDLWIITALTIFLSTILHGFTVGWSMEKIGR